A window of Mangifera indica cultivar Alphonso chromosome 13, CATAS_Mindica_2.1, whole genome shotgun sequence contains these coding sequences:
- the LOC123194036 gene encoding mitochondrial carrier protein CoAc1-like isoform X1 — translation MGSSQGSTLSTNMAAGFVDGSSTRRGVSYVDSLPIYVKELIAGGAAGAFAKTAVAPLERTKILLQTRTEGFQSLGVCQSLKRLLKQEGVLGFYKGNGASVLRIVPYAALHFMTYEQYRVWIVNNYSALGSGPVIDLLAGSLAGGTAVLCTYPLDLARAKLAYQVVDTRGSSRGGIRSMSGQPAYGGIKDVLTSVYKDGGMRALYRGIGPTLTGILPYAGLKFYVYEELKRHVPEEHQKSIVMRLSCGALAGLFGQTLTYPLDVVRRQMQVENLRPSIQGDAKYRNTWEGLTSIARNQGWKQLFAGLSINYIKIVPSVAIGFTAYDMMKVWLHIPPRQKSRSVSNS, via the exons ATGGGCTCTTCACAAGGATCTACATTGTCAACTAATATGGCTGCTGGATTTGTGGACGGTTCATCTACACGCCGAGGAGTTTCGTACGTTGATAGTTTGCCCATTTATGTTAAGGAGCTAATTGCTGGGGGCGCTGCTGGAGCTTTTGCTAAGACGGCTGTTGCACCTCTGGAAAGGACTAAAATTCTCTTGCAG ACAAGAACAGAAGGGTTCCAATCTCTTGGGGTGTGTCAATCCTTAAAGAGGTTACTGAAGCAGGAAGGTGTTCTTGGATTTTATAA aGGAAATGGAGCTAGTGTTCTTCGGATTGTACCTTATGCAGCCTTGCATTTCATGACATATGAGCAATATCGAGTTTGGATTGTGAATAACTATTCAGCATTGGGATCGGGGCCTGTTATAGATCTATTAGCTGGTTCGTTAGCTGGAGGAACAGCAGTTTTATGCACATATCCTTTAGATCTGGCTCGTGCAAAACTTGCTTATCAG GTTGTAGACACTAGAGGAAGTTCCAGGGGTGGTATAAGAAGTATGTCTGGACAACCTGCATATGGTGGCATAAAAGATGTACTTACAAGTGTCTACAAGGATGGGGGAATGCGCGCTCTATATCGGGGCATAG GTCCGACCCTAACTGGAATTCTCCCTTATGCTGGTTTGAAGTTTTATGTATATGAGGAACTCAAGAGGCATGTTCCTGAAGAGCATCAGAAATCCATTGTGATGCGTCTTTCTTGTGGCGCCCTAGCAGGGCTATTTGGGCAGACCCTCACATACCCATTAGATGTTGTTAGGCGGCAGATGCAG GTAGAAAATCTGAGACCTTCTATTCAAGGTGATGCCAAATACAGGAACACATGGGAAGGGCTTACCAGCATTGCCCGAAATCAAGGATGGAAACAGCTGTTTGCGGGCCTGAGCATTAATTATATCAAG ATTGTTCCTTCTGTGGCAATTGGCTTCACTGCATATGACATGATGAAAGTGTGGCTCCACATACCACCTCGGCAGAAATCACGATCAGTCTCCAATTCATAA
- the LOC123194036 gene encoding mitochondrial carrier protein CoAc1-like isoform X2, which produces MTYEQYRVWIVNNYSALGSGPVIDLLAGSLAGGTAVLCTYPLDLARAKLAYQVVDTRGSSRGGIRSMSGQPAYGGIKDVLTSVYKDGGMRALYRGIGPTLTGILPYAGLKFYVYEELKRHVPEEHQKSIVMRLSCGALAGLFGQTLTYPLDVVRRQMQVENLRPSIQGDAKYRNTWEGLTSIARNQGWKQLFAGLSINYIKIVPSVAIGFTAYDMMKVWLHIPPRQKSRSVSNS; this is translated from the exons ATGACATATGAGCAATATCGAGTTTGGATTGTGAATAACTATTCAGCATTGGGATCGGGGCCTGTTATAGATCTATTAGCTGGTTCGTTAGCTGGAGGAACAGCAGTTTTATGCACATATCCTTTAGATCTGGCTCGTGCAAAACTTGCTTATCAG GTTGTAGACACTAGAGGAAGTTCCAGGGGTGGTATAAGAAGTATGTCTGGACAACCTGCATATGGTGGCATAAAAGATGTACTTACAAGTGTCTACAAGGATGGGGGAATGCGCGCTCTATATCGGGGCATAG GTCCGACCCTAACTGGAATTCTCCCTTATGCTGGTTTGAAGTTTTATGTATATGAGGAACTCAAGAGGCATGTTCCTGAAGAGCATCAGAAATCCATTGTGATGCGTCTTTCTTGTGGCGCCCTAGCAGGGCTATTTGGGCAGACCCTCACATACCCATTAGATGTTGTTAGGCGGCAGATGCAG GTAGAAAATCTGAGACCTTCTATTCAAGGTGATGCCAAATACAGGAACACATGGGAAGGGCTTACCAGCATTGCCCGAAATCAAGGATGGAAACAGCTGTTTGCGGGCCTGAGCATTAATTATATCAAG ATTGTTCCTTCTGTGGCAATTGGCTTCACTGCATATGACATGATGAAAGTGTGGCTCCACATACCACCTCGGCAGAAATCACGATCAGTCTCCAATTCATAA